One genomic region from Rosa rugosa chromosome 1, drRosRugo1.1, whole genome shotgun sequence encodes:
- the LOC133743661 gene encoding uncharacterized protein LOC133743661, translating to MIDELRQAQDLWRAAMTKSKGKAKKGDFISLECYEIVKGFQQFDDIPNLSSSAGGTSRGGTERMHTQQSVPDSHVQLDIDADEVNADATPNPSVRPQGKKAAKEALRKGKKASNDSSPLTAAVETIATNQTSMLSAKEKRDEEYARHLRDQQQRDYIRLQLDIQEREFKNQEREERIMEMDTSKMTPTKKNYWQRKQKKIAEKEAEDASRGSGFPQPPFTGGYYSQPPFVGGYPQPPFPGGYPQPPFPGGYYPQSPFPGGFPQPPFTGGVPSPPFSSGESTNPNHMDDPANTNWIPNEDED from the exons Atgattgatgag CTACGTCAAGCACAAGATTTGTGGAGAGCTGCGATGACCAAATCGAAAGGAAAAGCAAAAAAAGGTGATTTCATTAGTTTAGAATGTTACGAGATTGTTAAGGGGTTTCAACAATTTGATGACATTCCAAACCTTTCCTCTTCGGCTGGAGGAACCTCCAGGGGAGGAACTGAACGGATGCACACACAACAATCCGTTCCTGATTCTCATGTCCAGTTGGACATAGATGCAGATGAGGTAAACGCCGATGCAACTCCCAATCCTTcggtgaggcctcaaggaaagaaggctgccaaagaagctcttcggaaaggaaagaaagcatCTAATGATTCCAGTCCTCTGACAGCCGCTGTGGAGACTATAGcaaccaaccaaacatcaatgttGTCTGCCAAGGAGAAACGTGATGAGGAATATGCTCGACATCTCCGTGACCAACAACAACGAGATTATATACGCTTGCAATTGGATATTCAAGAGAGGGAATTCAAAAatcaagagagggaagagcgtattatggagatGGACACAAGTAAGATGACGCCAACCAAAAAGAATTActggcaaagaaaacaaaaaaaaattgcggagAAAGAAGCTGAAGATGCATCCCGTGGATCTGgcttcccacaaccaccattcaccggtggaTATTATTCACAACCTCCGTTTGTCGGTGGCtatccacaacctcctttccccggtggctatccacaaccaccattccccGGTGGGTATTATCCACAATctcctttccccggtggcttcccacaaccaccattcactGGTGGTGTCCCTTCTCCACCTTTCTCTTCGGGTGAATCCACCAACCCCAACCATATGGATGACCCTgcaaacacaaattggattcctaatgaagatgaggattag